The Porites lutea chromosome 11, jaPorLute2.1, whole genome shotgun sequence genome includes a region encoding these proteins:
- the LOC140952897 gene encoding uncharacterized protein, giving the protein MPQDSTGLAFSGGGIRSAAFCSGVLRSLLNSRVEVDYLSCVSGGGYTGTAYLDWKYREQNKDEKREGEGERDWHEEFFNHMKDRSGYICDWTGFWKGAFDTFFFMSLITIVLFVHPVIQWGTYAFPVAVMIDRFGIGKLMRKAADCDAAFERQREMNESAVPGKDVIDRCLNRSPKRDIAILFSVLFVCFVVLYAVNSSAKKFFFKHPCLRSVLLLFEYSTGSVLIFTFIPFTIYDFFVKIPVWTQVMVGILAVILWVTIPFLRRKTSYVLIVYVYSFVIYWKVFTVDLPLFFIKHEDRHFHWLLFASGVALVISPFTTTLKEKLVFVYNRWRLQKAFYHENSTRLYGCLGICPQWLCCLCNSKNETRPLTLADLEDMKPEYISNIVVNRWKNNEKDKTNYTLLTMSPSGIQRFDQCGKGQLKGKLEPEDIMLSEAMAISAAALSKHMGKYEESIEGLTRLHTILGLEMGSTKISDSKHRKQSCAFKKMKELVIYILSGIPLTIPSIFYYHDHNHYELSLDCSVGIFVGIHVMLAVIAVLDSGCEKNPIKVHSSEVEEQIEKGGENVVPVPDLGVEERRETATTVPDQGAEAQKEGYEETVVPASDLGVEETIEKCGESAMPVPGSEGQEEGCEETVIARPGLRQEEQKRNETVIQVPDSVVEETAMPGPVSDENKEQNEGCSESDSPIPDLEVQEPGFCEKIVRWFTVHNSFVYNLRLLFSKDTIGPIPPAVLLLSDGGHYQNLAILPLLQRKLKRIVVVDGGHKDKKDKYGDSILDALKIARTKLNCSFYNEDGKDVITDLMRSFVNPQKRKKPHCYKFKVHYDTENEDGEIILLVPRKPEDILSKEKNKELTFCCCECCHSKSSLCAGLSKCLCNAFPQHNTVNQFFTPRMFEAYHEEGRRACEEAQADEFLKTLCPANISDSSGEPTRHALQPLGGGGSSKDNEIPCIIRD; this is encoded by the exons ATGCCACAAGACAGCACTGGTTTGGCATTTTCTGGTGGTGGCATCAGGTCAGCGGCCTTTTGCTCCGGAGTCCTGCGCAGTCTACTTAATAGCAGAGTTGAAGTGGATTATTTGAGTTGCGTGTCAGGGGGTGGCTACACAGGCACAGCTTACCTGGACTGGAAATATCGCGAAcaaaataaagatgaaaagagaGAAGGAGAGGGCGAAAGAGACTGGCACGAGGAGTTTTTTAACCATATGAAAGACAGATCAGGATACATTTGTGACTGGACTGGCTTTTGGAAAGGCGCCTTTGACACATTTTTCTTCATGAGTCTCATTACTATAGTACTATTCGTCCACCCAGTAATTCAGTGGGGAACGTATGCATTTCCAGTAGCGGTTATGATTGATCGCTTCGGGATTGGAAAGTTAATGCGAAAGGCAGCTGACTGCGATGCCGCTTTTGAGAGACAGAGAGAAATGAATGAGTCTGCAGTGCCTGGCAAAGACGTCATCGATCGTTGTCTAAATAGAAGTCCCAAACGTGATATCGCTATTCTTTTTTCTgtgctgtttgtttgttttgttgtcctTTATGCTGTCAACTCATCAGCCAAAAAGTTCTTCTTTAAACACCCTTGTTTAAGAAGCGTTCTGCTTCTGTTTGAATACTCTACTGGAAGTGTGTTGATATTCACGTTTATCCCTTTTACAATATACGACTTTTTTGTGAAGATCCCAGTCTGGACACAGGTTATGGTTGGAATCCTTGCAGTGATTTTATGGGTTACGATTCCTTTCCTGCGGAGAAAGACCTCTTATGTCCTTATAGTCTATGTGTATTCTTTTGTCATATATTGGAAGGTGTTTACAGTTGACTTGCCATTATTCTTTATCAAACACGAAGATCGTCATTTTCATTGGCTTCTGTTTGCCTCTGGAGTTGCCTTGGTGATTTCTCCCTTCACGACAACTTTAAAAGAGAAGCTTGTGTTTGTCTACAATAG GTGGAGGTTACAAAAAGCGTTTTATCACGAAAACAGCACCAGACTATACGGATGTTTAGGCATTTGTCCTCAATGGTTATGCTGCTTATGCAACTCGAAAAATGAGACGAGGCCCCTGACCTTAGCAGATCTGGAAGACATGAAGCCCGAGTATATATCCAACATTGTTGTGAACCGTTGGAAGAACAACGAGAAAGACAAAACGAACTATACCCTGTTAACTATGTCACCCTCGGGTATACAGCGTTTTGACCAGTGTGGAAAAGGACAGTTAAAAGGCAAACTGGAACCCGAAGACATCATGTTGTCAGAGGCCATGGCGATATCTGCAGCAGCACTTTCCAAACACATGGGAAAATATGAAGAATCTATTGAAGGATTGACTCGTCTTCACACAATTCTTGGACTTGAAATGGGGTCCACAAAGATAAGTGATTCAAAACACCGAAAACAAAGTTGCGCATTTAAAAAG ATGAAGGAGCTCGTTATATACATTTTAAGTGGAATTCCCTTAACAATCCCCTCGATCTTTTACTATCATGATCATAACCATTATGAATTATCACTTGATTGTTCCGTGGGAATCTTCGTTGGAATACACGTCATGCTGGCTGTCATCGCAGTCCTTGATTCAGGGTGTGAAAAAAATCCCATCAAAGTTCACAGTTCAGAAGTGGAAGAACAAATAGAAAAGGGAGGAGAAAATGTCGTGCCAGTTCCTGATTTAGGAGTGGAAGAGCGCAGAGAAACTGCCACGACAGTTCCTGATCAAGGGGCGGAAGCTCAAAAAGAAGGATATGAAGAAACTGTCGTACCAGCTTCTGATTTAGGAGTGGAAGAAACAATTGAAAAATGCGGAGAATCTGCCATGCCAGTTCCTGGGTCAGAAGGTCAAGAGGAAGGGTGTGAAGAAACTGTTATTGCGAGGCCTGGGTTACGTCAGGAGGAACAGAAACGAAACGAAACTGTCATCCAGGTTCCTGATTCAGTGGTGGAGGAAACGGCCATGCCAGGTCCTGTCTCAGATGAGAACAAAGAACAGAATGAAGGGTGTTCGGAAAGTGATAGTCCAATTCCTGATTTAGAAGTGCAAGAACCAGGATTCTGTGAAAAAATTGTCAG GTGGTTTACTGTCCACAATTCTTTCGTCTACAATCTGAGATTATTATTCTCCAAGGACACCATTGGGCCAATTCCACCAGCAGTCTTGCTACTCAGCGACGGTGGTCATTACCAAAATCTGGCCATTTTGCCACTGTTGCAGAGGAAACTGAAAAGGATTGTTGTTGTGGACGGAGGACATAAAGACAAAAAGGATAAATACGGAGACAGTATTCTTGACGCACTGAAGATTGCTCGTACAAAGCTGAACTGCTCATTTTATAATGAAGATGGCAAAGATGTTATTACAGACCTGATGCGATCGTTTGTGAACCCTCAAAAACGGAAGAAACCACATTGTTACAA ATTTAAAGTCCACTATGATACAGAAAATGAAGATGGAGAAATCATTCTTCTTGTTCCAAGGAAACCCGAGGATATTctgagcaaagaaaaaaacaaggaattaACTTTCTGCTGCTGCGAGTGTTGTCACAGCAAATCAAGTTTATGTGCTGGTTTGTCTAAGTGCCTTTGTAACGCGTTCCCCCAACATAACACCGTCAATCAATTCTTCACACCCCGGATGTTTGAGGCTTATCACGAGGAGGGACGCCGGGCCTGCGAAGAGGCTCAAGCTGATGAGTTTTTGAAAACTCTTTGCCCTGCAAACATTTCAGACAGTTCGGGAGAACCAACTAGACATGCCCTTCAGCCTCTGGGTGGCGGAGGCAGTTCTAAGGATAACGAAATTCCATGCATTATCCGAGATTAA